From Thalassococcus sp. S3, one genomic window encodes:
- the cysE gene encoding serine O-acetyltransferase: MAKTHIKVANVDPVWDRITQEARDAVSAEPLMGGLVHACILHHKSIEKALSYRIAAKLSSNEMSMVILREITDEAYAEAPELVEAARADLVAIYERDPACHRLLQPILYFKGYQAVQAYRVGHWLWTQGKRDLAYFFQMRISEIFGVDIHPNARIGKGIMIDHAHSIVIGETAVVGDNVSMLHSVTLGGTGKEEEDRHPKIGDGVLIGAGAKVLGNIRIGNCSRVAAGSVVLAEVPPCKTVAGVPAKIVGEAGCDQPSIRMDHRFGEKP, encoded by the coding sequence ATGGCCAAAACTCATATCAAAGTTGCGAATGTGGACCCTGTTTGGGACCGGATCACGCAGGAAGCACGGGACGCGGTCAGCGCCGAGCCCCTGATGGGGGGGCTGGTTCACGCCTGTATTCTGCACCACAAATCCATCGAGAAGGCGCTGTCTTACCGCATCGCCGCAAAGCTTTCGTCAAACGAGATGTCGATGGTGATCCTGCGGGAAATCACCGATGAGGCTTATGCCGAAGCGCCCGAGCTGGTCGAAGCCGCGCGGGCGGACCTTGTTGCCATCTACGAGAGGGACCCCGCCTGCCACCGATTGCTCCAGCCGATTCTCTATTTCAAGGGATATCAGGCGGTGCAGGCCTACCGCGTGGGTCATTGGCTTTGGACGCAGGGCAAGCGCGATCTCGCTTATTTCTTCCAGATGCGGATTTCCGAGATTTTCGGCGTCGATATCCATCCCAACGCGCGCATCGGCAAGGGCATCATGATCGACCATGCCCATTCCATCGTGATCGGTGAAACGGCTGTCGTGGGCGACAATGTCTCGATGCTGCATTCCGTGACGCTTGGCGGGACTGGCAAAGAGGAAGAAGACCGTCATCCCAAGATCGGAGATGGCGTTCTGATTGGTGCGGGCGCCAAGGTGCTGGGCAATATCCGCATCGGCAATTGCAGCCGTGTGGCCGCAGGATCCGTCGTTCTGGCTGAAGTCCCGCCCTGCAAGACCGTAGCGGGCGTGCCCGCCAAGATCGTGGGGGAGGCGGGCTGTGACCAGCCCTCCATCCGCATGGATCACCGTTTTGGCGAGAAGCCCTGA
- the pgk gene encoding phosphoglycerate kinase, with protein MSWNSLDDIELAGKTVLVRADINVPMEGGKVTDATRIERLTPTIRDILAAGGKPVLLSHFGRPKGKVVPEMSLRTLVPALEEAFDTPVVFCADTTGPAAQTAVDVLPDGSVLLLENTRFLAGEEKNDADLAAAMAALGDVYCNDAFSCAHRAHASTEAVARHLPSCAGRLMEAELKALDAALGSPDRPVVAVVGGAKVSTKLELLGNLVEKVDHLVIGGGMANTFLAAKGLDVGASLAEHDMTGIANQIMQKADAAGCAILLPSDVVVAREFRAGAPHDIVPAEACPADAMILDAGPESVARIEETLGTAKTLIWNGPLGAFEIEPFDAATNAAALVAARLTRAGKLTSVAGGGDTVAALNKAGAADDFTYISSAGGAFLEWMEGKTLPGVAALQG; from the coding sequence ATGAGCTGGAATTCGCTGGATGATATAGAGCTGGCAGGCAAGACCGTTCTGGTCCGCGCCGATATCAACGTGCCCATGGAGGGCGGCAAGGTGACCGATGCGACCCGGATCGAACGCCTCACGCCCACGATCCGGGACATTCTGGCCGCAGGCGGCAAACCGGTGCTCCTGTCCCATTTCGGTCGCCCCAAGGGCAAGGTGGTGCCCGAGATGTCCCTGCGCACGCTTGTCCCCGCTCTGGAAGAGGCCTTCGATACGCCCGTCGTCTTCTGCGCCGACACGACAGGCCCCGCGGCACAAACGGCGGTCGATGTCCTGCCGGATGGATCGGTGCTGCTTTTGGAAAATACCCGCTTTCTGGCTGGCGAAGAGAAAAACGATGCCGACCTCGCCGCTGCAATGGCTGCCTTGGGCGATGTCTATTGCAATGACGCGTTTTCCTGCGCGCACCGGGCTCATGCCTCGACCGAGGCCGTGGCGCGGCACCTGCCCAGTTGCGCAGGCCGGTTGATGGAGGCAGAGCTGAAGGCGCTGGATGCGGCGCTTGGTTCGCCCGACCGCCCTGTCGTCGCCGTTGTTGGCGGGGCCAAGGTTTCGACCAAGCTGGAGCTTTTGGGCAACCTCGTCGAAAAGGTCGATCACCTGGTGATCGGCGGGGGGATGGCCAACACGTTCCTGGCCGCCAAGGGTCTGGATGTGGGCGCGTCACTGGCCGAACATGACATGACCGGGATCGCCAACCAGATCATGCAGAAAGCCGACGCAGCAGGCTGCGCGATCCTGCTGCCCAGCGACGTGGTCGTCGCGCGCGAATTCAGGGCGGGTGCCCCCCATGACATCGTTCCGGCAGAGGCATGCCCCGCCGACGCGATGATCCTGGATGCAGGTCCCGAGAGCGTCGCGCGGATCGAAGAGACGCTGGGGACCGCAAAGACGCTGATCTGGAACGGCCCGCTTGGTGCCTTTGAAATCGAACCCTTCGACGCGGCCACGAACGCGGCAGCCCTGGTTGCCGCCCGGCTGACCCGCGCGGGCAAGCTGACCAGCGTCGCAGGCGGTGGGGACACAGTGGCCGCGCTGAACAAAGCAGGCGCGGCAGACGACTTTACATACATTTCCAGCGCGGGCGGCGCGTTCCTGGAATGGATGGAAGGCAAGACCCTGCCGGGTGTGGCCGCGCTGCAAGGCTAG
- a CDS encoding glycoside hydrolase/phage tail family protein, whose amino-acid sequence MATILLSSAGAAIGGSIGGTFAGLSSVAIGRAVGATLGKVIDERLLGQGSAPVETGKVDRFRLTNSADGAPIGQVFGRMRVGGHVIWASDFMETTTTSGGGKGGPSTPQTTSYTYSISLAIALCEGQITSVGRIWADGEEIAHDDLNIKVYPGSADQLPDPLIEAIEGAGEVPAYRGTAYIVIENLALDRFGNRVPQFSFEVTRPHQADATDVSHAVRGVALMPGTGEYALATTPVYYQDGPASKWAANLNSPSGRSDFETSLEALRNELPNCGATSLIVSWFGTDLRCGNCELRPMVERKTYEAGNMPWHVAGLSRSTAEEIAKVDDRPIYGGTPADASVVEAIRHMKEQGQSVMFYPFILMDQQEGNGLPDPWSDAEDQPTLPWRGRITLSEAPGRAGSPDGTAQADAEVAAFFGTASASDFTVGDGTVTYSGPEEWGMRRFILHYAALCAAAGGVASFCIGSEMRSLTQIRGLGSGFPAVQALRDLAVEVRSLLGPETKIGYAADWSEYFGYQPQDGSGDRYFHLDPLWADSHIDFIGIDNYMPLSDWREGKDHADAAWGSIYNPDYLAANIEGGEGYDWYYHSPEAEAAQIRTEIVDEAHDEPWIWRYKDIHNWWANAHHERIAGERQEQSTAWEPRSKPIWFTELGCAAIDKGTNEPNKFVDPKSSESSTPRFSTGVRDDLIQKQYLNTMLAYWSEPENNPHSDLYDGQMIDMQNAYVWAWDARPFPFFPNTRSLWSDGANYARGHWINGRSGSRSLASVVEEICARADLTDIDTSELFGIVRGYVLDDLGDARAALQPLMLRYGFDAVERDGRLKFIMRDDHEPITIDRDLLVETQELDGLLEQTREAEADMSGRVRARFVQSDANHEAVAEEAVLPDEATHAVASSELSLSMTRAEGRQLAERWLAEARISRDKIRFALPPSQMALGAGDLVSLPADAQEGDAVFRVDRVDQSGLQLIEAVRVEPSIYRAADMVEDSGVVRAFVPPAPVLPLFLDLPLITGDEVPHAPHLAVTADPWPGSVALYASATDDNYLLSEIIAARSIIGTTETPLARACSGRWDHGDALQVKLVSGQLESKSGEAVLNGANLAAIGDGSSDRWEVFQFEAAELIAPETYLLSKRLRGQLGTDALTPDFWPVGSWFVLLNAAPVQIDLKSAQRRVSQNYRIGPARRSLDDPSYTHRVEAFDGNGLRPYAPAHLGLSRRSNGDLAATWIRRTRIEGDSWDLVEVPLGEESESYLVRVVQEDNILREETVGQPAWTYTAAQQGVDGASGIVRIEVAQISARYGPGLFASYSIPIGG is encoded by the coding sequence ATGGCCACCATACTTCTTTCATCCGCAGGGGCGGCCATTGGCGGCTCGATTGGCGGCACTTTTGCAGGGCTTTCGAGCGTCGCGATCGGTCGGGCCGTCGGAGCGACCCTTGGCAAGGTCATTGATGAGCGGCTGCTTGGCCAGGGATCGGCGCCGGTCGAAACCGGTAAAGTGGATCGCTTTCGGCTGACGAATTCCGCGGACGGCGCACCGATTGGCCAGGTCTTTGGCCGGATGCGGGTGGGCGGGCATGTCATCTGGGCGTCCGATTTCATGGAGACCACCACAACAAGTGGTGGCGGAAAGGGTGGACCCAGCACGCCGCAGACGACCAGCTACACTTATTCGATCAGTCTGGCGATTGCGTTGTGCGAAGGGCAGATCACAAGCGTTGGCCGCATTTGGGCGGATGGCGAAGAAATTGCCCATGATGACCTGAATATAAAGGTTTATCCCGGCTCGGCAGACCAACTGCCGGATCCTCTGATCGAAGCGATCGAAGGCGCGGGAGAGGTACCTGCCTATCGTGGTACGGCTTACATCGTGATCGAGAACCTGGCTCTCGACCGGTTTGGCAATCGGGTTCCACAGTTTTCGTTCGAGGTTACCAGACCACACCAGGCCGATGCGACCGATGTCAGCCACGCGGTGCGCGGCGTGGCGCTGATGCCTGGTACCGGGGAATATGCCCTCGCGACCACGCCTGTTTATTATCAGGATGGCCCGGCGAGCAAATGGGCGGCCAACCTGAACAGCCCCTCGGGACGTAGCGATTTCGAAACCTCGCTGGAGGCATTGCGCAACGAATTGCCAAATTGCGGGGCGACGTCGCTGATTGTGTCCTGGTTTGGGACAGATCTGAGATGCGGGAATTGCGAGTTGCGCCCCATGGTCGAGCGGAAGACCTACGAGGCGGGCAATATGCCGTGGCACGTTGCGGGGCTGAGCAGGAGCACGGCCGAGGAGATTGCCAAGGTTGACGATCGGCCGATCTATGGCGGCACGCCTGCGGATGCGTCGGTCGTCGAGGCCATCCGACATATGAAAGAACAGGGCCAATCGGTCATGTTTTATCCTTTCATCCTGATGGACCAGCAAGAGGGCAACGGGCTTCCCGATCCCTGGAGCGATGCGGAGGATCAACCTACACTTCCGTGGCGGGGGCGGATCACCCTTTCAGAGGCGCCCGGTCGCGCGGGATCGCCCGACGGGACAGCACAAGCGGATGCAGAGGTTGCCGCCTTTTTCGGAACGGCGTCGGCCAGCGACTTTACGGTCGGGGATGGCACCGTGACCTATAGCGGGCCGGAGGAATGGGGCATGCGCAGGTTCATTCTGCATTACGCGGCGCTTTGCGCGGCGGCGGGCGGGGTCGCCTCTTTCTGCATCGGATCCGAGATGCGAAGCCTGACGCAGATCCGGGGCCTGGGCAGTGGCTTTCCGGCTGTTCAGGCGTTGCGGGATCTTGCGGTCGAGGTGCGTTCGCTTTTGGGGCCGGAGACAAAGATTGGCTATGCGGCGGACTGGTCTGAATACTTCGGCTATCAGCCGCAGGATGGTTCGGGTGATCGCTATTTTCACCTCGATCCGCTTTGGGCGGACAGCCACATCGATTTCATTGGCATCGACAATTACATGCCCCTGTCGGATTGGCGCGAGGGCAAGGACCACGCGGATGCGGCATGGGGAAGTATCTACAACCCGGACTATCTGGCGGCGAATATCGAAGGCGGTGAGGGATATGATTGGTATTATCACTCCCCCGAGGCGGAAGCGGCGCAAATCCGGACAGAGATCGTGGACGAAGCCCATGATGAGCCCTGGATCTGGAGATACAAGGACATCCACAATTGGTGGGCCAATGCGCACCACGAACGCATCGCGGGAGAGCGGCAGGAGCAGTCGACGGCTTGGGAGCCCAGATCGAAACCGATCTGGTTTACGGAACTGGGCTGCGCGGCAATTGACAAGGGCACCAATGAGCCAAACAAGTTTGTCGATCCGAAATCGTCGGAATCGAGTACCCCAAGATTTTCGACCGGTGTGAGAGATGATCTGATCCAAAAGCAGTATCTGAACACGATGCTGGCGTATTGGTCGGAGCCCGAGAACAATCCTCATTCGGATCTCTACGACGGCCAGATGATCGACATGCAGAACGCATATGTCTGGGCATGGGATGCCCGGCCTTTCCCGTTCTTTCCGAATACGCGGAGCCTTTGGAGCGACGGAGCCAATTATGCGCGCGGGCATTGGATCAATGGCCGTTCCGGGTCACGCAGCCTTGCTTCGGTGGTCGAGGAGATCTGCGCGCGCGCGGATCTGACGGATATCGACACGTCCGAGCTGTTCGGCATCGTGCGGGGATACGTGCTTGACGATCTGGGCGACGCGCGCGCGGCACTGCAGCCCCTGATGCTGAGATATGGGTTCGATGCGGTGGAGCGGGACGGTCGTCTGAAGTTCATCATGCGGGACGATCATGAACCGATCACGATAGACCGCGATCTGTTGGTCGAAACGCAGGAACTTGACGGACTTCTGGAGCAGACGCGGGAGGCGGAGGCCGACATGTCGGGCCGTGTGCGCGCCCGGTTTGTGCAGTCCGACGCAAACCACGAAGCCGTTGCGGAAGAGGCGGTTCTGCCGGATGAAGCGACACATGCGGTCGCCTCCAGCGAACTCTCATTGTCCATGACACGCGCAGAGGGCCGTCAGCTTGCCGAAAGATGGCTGGCTGAGGCGCGCATCTCTCGGGACAAGATCCGCTTTGCGCTTCCCCCGTCGCAAATGGCGCTTGGGGCAGGGGACCTGGTCAGTCTGCCGGCGGACGCTCAAGAGGGTGATGCGGTGTTTCGGGTCGACCGGGTTGACCAATCGGGGTTGCAGCTGATCGAAGCGGTGCGTGTCGAACCGTCGATCTACCGCGCTGCCGACATGGTAGAGGACAGCGGAGTGGTTCGCGCCTTCGTGCCGCCGGCACCGGTTTTGCCCCTCTTTCTGGACCTGCCTCTCATAACCGGAGATGAGGTGCCACATGCGCCGCATCTGGCCGTTACCGCAGATCCATGGCCGGGGTCGGTCGCTCTTTATGCGTCGGCGACCGATGACAATTACCTGCTGTCCGAGATCATCGCGGCACGTTCCATTATAGGAACGACGGAGACACCGCTTGCCCGCGCGTGCAGCGGGCGGTGGGATCATGGGGACGCCTTGCAGGTGAAATTGGTCAGCGGTCAGCTGGAGTCCAAATCGGGCGAAGCGGTACTGAATGGAGCGAACCTTGCGGCGATTGGAGATGGATCGAGCGACCGGTGGGAGGTGTTTCAGTTCGAAGCTGCGGAACTGATCGCACCGGAAACGTACCTCCTGTCCAAGCGGTTGCGGGGACAATTGGGAACGGATGCCTTGACGCCGGACTTCTGGCCGGTCGGGTCTTGGTTTGTGTTGCTGAATGCCGCACCGGTGCAAATCGACCTGAAATCGGCGCAGCGTCGCGTCTCTCAGAATTACCGGATCGGCCCGGCGCGCCGATCCCTTGACGACCCGTCATATACGCATCGTGTGGAAGCTTTCGATGGCAATGGTTTGCGCCCTTATGCGCCTGCGCATCTTGGTCTCTCTCGCAGATCGAATGGCGATCTTGCCGCCACTTGGATCCGCCGGACCCGGATCGAAGGCGACAGCTGGGACCTTGTCGAAGTCCCGTTGGGCGAGGAGAGCGAGAGCTATCTTGTGCGAGTGGTTCAGGAGGACAATATCCTGCGCGAAGAGACGGTCGGCCAGCCCGCTTGGACTTATACGGCCGCACAACAAGGTGTGGACGGAGCGAGCGGTATTGTTCGAATAGAGGTTGCACAGATTTCGGCCCGATATGGGCCGGGCCTCTTTGCATCCTATTCCATCCCGATCGGCGGGTGA
- a CDS encoding septum formation initiator family protein, translated as MHQKPNRPAFGAVIFFAISFALSVYFTFAAVQGDFGLFRRIEIEAQADLLRVELAELQARVARMENLTLRLSDEYLDLDLLDEQARSVLGLIRANEIVIR; from the coding sequence GTGCATCAGAAACCCAATCGTCCGGCGTTTGGCGCGGTTATATTCTTCGCGATCTCCTTCGCGCTCAGCGTCTATTTCACGTTCGCTGCCGTTCAGGGCGATTTCGGCCTGTTCCGCCGGATCGAGATCGAAGCACAGGCGGATCTTTTGCGTGTCGAACTTGCGGAACTGCAGGCCCGCGTCGCGCGGATGGAAAACCTGACCCTGCGCCTGTCGGACGAATATCTCGACCTCGATCTGCTGGACGAGCAGGCCCGTTCGGTTCTCGGGCTGATCCGCGCGAACGAGATCGTCATTCGCTGA
- the pdhA gene encoding pyruvate dehydrogenase (acetyl-transferring) E1 component subunit alpha: MATRKTAKKSNVSADELKTYYSDMLLIRRFEEKAGQLYGMGLIGGFCHLYIGQEAVVVGLEAAAEEGDKRITSYRDHGHMLACGMDPKGVMAELTGREGGYSKGKGGSMHMFSKEKHFYGGHGIVGAQVPLGAGLAFADKYKENGRVTFTYFGDGAANQGQIYETFNMAALWDLPCIFVIENNQYAMGTAQKRSTSTPELYTRGAAFGIPGEAVDGMDVLAVKEAGEKAVAHCRSGKGPYILEIKTYRYRGHSMSDPAKYRTREEVQKMRDERDPIEQVRELLLTGKHATEDDLKAIDKEIKAIVNEAAEFSKESPEPAMEELWTDIYAETAPQNA; this comes from the coding sequence ATGGCCACCCGAAAAACAGCAAAAAAATCAAACGTTTCTGCTGACGAACTGAAAACCTATTATAGCGACATGCTTCTGATCCGACGATTCGAGGAGAAGGCGGGTCAGCTTTACGGGATGGGCCTGATCGGTGGTTTCTGCCATCTCTATATCGGCCAGGAGGCCGTCGTGGTGGGGCTTGAGGCAGCCGCCGAAGAGGGGGACAAACGCATCACCTCCTACCGCGACCACGGCCATATGCTGGCCTGCGGAATGGACCCCAAGGGCGTGATGGCCGAACTGACTGGCCGCGAGGGCGGCTATTCCAAGGGCAAGGGCGGCTCCATGCACATGTTCTCGAAAGAGAAGCATTTTTATGGGGGTCACGGCATCGTCGGCGCGCAGGTCCCCCTTGGCGCGGGCCTCGCCTTTGCGGACAAGTACAAGGAAAACGGGCGTGTCACCTTCACCTATTTCGGCGACGGTGCCGCGAACCAGGGCCAGATTTACGAAACGTTCAACATGGCGGCCCTCTGGGACTTGCCCTGTATCTTCGTGATCGAGAACAACCAATATGCGATGGGCACCGCGCAGAAACGCTCCACCTCCACGCCCGAGCTTTACACACGCGGCGCCGCATTCGGCATCCCGGGCGAGGCGGTCGACGGTATGGACGTGCTGGCGGTGAAAGAGGCGGGCGAGAAGGCCGTCGCGCACTGCCGCTCGGGCAAGGGGCCCTACATCCTTGAGATCAAAACCTACCGCTATCGGGGCCATTCGATGTCGGACCCGGCCAAGTACCGCACCCGAGAAGAGGTCCAGAAGATGCGCGATGAACGCGACCCGATCGAACAGGTCCGCGAACTGCTTCTGACCGGCAAGCACGCGACAGAGGATGATCTGAAAGCCATCGACAAGGAGATCAAGGCCATCGTGAACGAGGCCGCGGAATTCTCCAAGGAAAGCCCGGAGCCCGCGATGGAAGAGCTTTGGACCGACATCTACGCCGAAACGGCGCCGCAGAACGCCTGA
- a CDS encoding pyruvate dehydrogenase complex E1 component subunit beta, whose protein sequence is MATEILMPALSPTMEEGTLAKWLVKEGDTVNSGDIMAEIETDKATMEFEAVDEGVVGKILVAEGTEGVKVNTAIAVLLEDGESMEDADTASTSAPAPSSLNGAEGRTPDAPAATPAVAQEVEVDDSPDWPKDTELRQQTVREALRDAMAEEMRNDDTVYLMGEEVAEYQGAYKVSQGLLDEFGGKRVIDTPITEHGFAGIAVGAAFGGLRPIVEFMTFNFAMQAIDQIINSAAKTLYMSGGQMGAPMVFRGPNGAAARVGAQHSQDYAAWYGHIPGLKVVMPYSASDAKGLLKTAIRDPNPVIFLENEILYGRSFDVPVLDDFTVPFGKARIWREGEDVTLVSFGIGMQYALEAAEKLAEDGISAEVLDLRTIRPMDTASIIKSVMKTNRCVTVEEGWPQGSVGNYVSSVLMQEAFDYLDAPVINCTGKDVPMPYAANLERHALITTDEVIEAVKQVTYR, encoded by the coding sequence ATGGCAACCGAAATTCTGATGCCCGCGCTCAGCCCGACGATGGAAGAAGGCACACTTGCCAAGTGGTTGGTCAAGGAAGGCGATACGGTCAATTCCGGCGACATCATGGCGGAGATCGAAACCGACAAGGCCACGATGGAATTCGAAGCCGTCGATGAAGGTGTGGTCGGAAAGATCCTTGTCGCCGAAGGCACCGAAGGCGTGAAGGTCAACACCGCCATCGCCGTCCTGCTCGAAGATGGCGAAAGCATGGAAGATGCGGATACGGCGTCCACCAGCGCCCCGGCGCCATCCTCTCTGAACGGTGCCGAGGGCCGCACGCCCGATGCCCCTGCCGCGACGCCGGCGGTCGCGCAAGAGGTCGAGGTCGACGACAGCCCCGACTGGCCAAAAGACACCGAGTTGCGACAGCAGACCGTGCGGGAAGCGCTGCGCGATGCGATGGCCGAAGAAATGCGAAATGACGACACCGTCTATCTGATGGGCGAGGAGGTCGCGGAGTACCAGGGCGCCTACAAGGTCAGCCAGGGCCTATTGGATGAATTCGGCGGCAAACGCGTGATCGACACGCCGATTACCGAGCACGGTTTCGCCGGTATCGCCGTGGGCGCGGCCTTTGGCGGTCTGCGGCCCATTGTGGAATTCATGACGTTCAACTTCGCCATGCAAGCCATTGACCAGATTATCAATTCAGCGGCCAAGACGCTTTACATGTCCGGCGGTCAGATGGGCGCACCCATGGTGTTTCGCGGCCCCAACGGTGCGGCCGCCCGTGTGGGCGCACAGCACAGCCAGGACTATGCCGCGTGGTACGGGCATATTCCGGGCCTCAAAGTGGTCATGCCCTATTCGGCATCGGATGCGAAAGGCCTGTTGAAAACGGCGATCCGCGATCCGAACCCGGTGATCTTCCTTGAAAATGAAATCCTCTATGGCCGCAGCTTCGACGTGCCGGTGCTGGATGACTTCACTGTGCCTTTCGGCAAGGCCCGGATTTGGCGCGAAGGCGAGGATGTGACCCTCGTCAGCTTCGGCATCGGCATGCAATACGCGCTGGAAGCAGCTGAAAAGCTGGCCGAGGACGGGATCAGCGCCGAGGTGCTCGACCTGCGCACGATCCGTCCGATGGACACGGCCAGCATCATCAAATCGGTGATGAAAACCAATCGCTGCGTGACGGTCGAGGAAGGCTGGCCGCAAGGGTCGGTCGGCAACTACGTCTCATCGGTGCTGATGCAGGAGGCGTTCGATTACCTTGATGCGCCAGTCATCAATTGCACGGGCAAGGATGTGCCCATGCCCTATGCCGCCAACCTGGAACGCCACGCGCTGATCACCACGGATGAGGTGATCGAAGCCGTCAAGCAAGTGACCTACCGCTGA
- a CDS encoding pyruvate dehydrogenase complex dihydrolipoamide acetyltransferase — protein sequence MPTEILMPALSPTMEEGTLAKWLVKEGDTVNSGDLLAEIETDKATMEFEAVDEGTVGKILIAEGTEGVKVNSVIAVLLEDGESADDIGEAAPAKAPEAAPAETPAEPPKETSAPAAPASAKGERIFASPLARRIAAEKGLDLAQISGSGPRGRIVKADVESATATPASAAPEPEAAKSPSATPTQAPAPQGPSADAIAKIYDGRDYEEITLDGMRKTIAARLTEAKQTVPHFYLRRDIKLDALLKFRSQLNKRLEARSVKLSVNDFIIKACALALQSVPAANAVWAGDRILQLTPSDVAVAVAIEGGLFTPVLKDAEMKSLSALSAEMKDLATRARDRKLAPHEYQGGSFAISNLGMFGIDNFDAVINPPHGAILAVGAGVKKPVVGSDGELAVATVMSVTLSVDHRVIDGALGAELLEAIVQNLENPMVMLA from the coding sequence ATGCCGACAGAAATCCTGATGCCCGCCCTCAGCCCAACGATGGAAGAGGGGACGCTGGCGAAATGGCTGGTCAAAGAGGGCGATACCGTGAATTCGGGCGACCTTCTGGCCGAGATCGAGACCGACAAGGCGACAATGGAATTCGAAGCGGTGGATGAAGGCACCGTGGGCAAGATCCTGATTGCCGAGGGCACCGAAGGCGTGAAGGTCAATTCGGTCATCGCCGTGCTGCTCGAAGATGGCGAAAGCGCCGATGATATCGGAGAGGCCGCACCGGCCAAGGCCCCCGAAGCAGCACCCGCCGAAACACCGGCGGAGCCGCCAAAAGAAACCAGCGCCCCGGCCGCGCCGGCATCCGCGAAGGGAGAGCGCATCTTCGCCTCCCCCCTCGCCCGCCGCATTGCCGCTGAAAAGGGTCTGGATCTGGCGCAGATCAGCGGATCCGGCCCGCGCGGGCGGATCGTCAAAGCGGACGTGGAGAGTGCAACGGCAACGCCGGCGTCTGCAGCACCCGAACCCGAAGCAGCCAAATCGCCCAGCGCTACGCCTACGCAGGCCCCAGCACCGCAAGGCCCATCCGCAGACGCGATCGCCAAGATCTACGATGGCCGCGATTACGAAGAGATCACCCTCGACGGGATGCGCAAGACCATTGCCGCGCGCCTGACCGAGGCCAAACAGACGGTCCCGCATTTCTATCTGCGCCGAGATATCAAGCTGGACGCACTGTTGAAATTCCGCTCGCAACTCAACAAGCGGCTTGAGGCGCGCAGCGTGAAACTCTCGGTCAATGACTTCATCATCAAGGCCTGTGCCCTGGCGCTGCAAAGCGTGCCAGCGGCCAATGCCGTCTGGGCAGGCGACCGGATCCTGCAGCTTACCCCATCTGACGTGGCGGTGGCCGTGGCCATCGAAGGGGGGCTTTTCACCCCGGTTCTGAAGGATGCAGAGATGAAGTCGCTCTCCGCGCTTTCGGCAGAGATGAAAGACCTCGCCACCCGTGCCCGCGACCGCAAGCTGGCCCCGCATGAATATCAGGGCGGCAGCTTCGCGATCTCAAACCTCGGCATGTTCGGCATCGACAATTTTGACGCGGTCATCAATCCGCCTCACGGCGCGATCCTGGCGGTGGGTGCGGGCGTGAAGAAGCCGGTTGTCGGTTCTGATGGAGAACTCGCAGTGGCGACCGTCATGTCGGTCACGCTGTCGGTCGATCACCGGGTCATTGACGGCGCACTTGGGGCGGAACTGCTCGAAGCGATCGTGCAGAACCTCGAAAACCCGATGGTGATGCTGGCGTAG
- a CDS encoding NlpC/P60 family protein, whose protein sequence is MGARFEVVSAARRWIGTPYRHQSATLGAGTDCLGLIRGVWREVVGAEPETAPAYSMDWSEPQGEERLWRAAARHLKAKDIRHEHEGDVILFRMRSGAVAKHLGIVSSVGPNGCFIHAYSSHGVVESPYSEPWRRRVVARFEFPLEVR, encoded by the coding sequence ATGGGGGCGCGCTTTGAAGTCGTCTCGGCAGCGCGGCGCTGGATCGGGACCCCTTATCGCCACCAATCGGCAACGCTTGGGGCGGGGACGGATTGTCTGGGCCTTATTCGTGGGGTCTGGCGCGAGGTGGTGGGTGCGGAACCGGAAACGGCTCCGGCTTATTCGATGGACTGGTCCGAGCCTCAGGGGGAGGAGCGTTTGTGGCGTGCAGCGGCCCGCCATCTGAAGGCCAAAGATATCCGGCACGAGCATGAGGGTGACGTCATCTTGTTTCGAATGCGCTCTGGTGCGGTCGCGAAACACCTTGGCATTGTCTCTTCGGTGGGCCCGAACGGTTGCTTTATTCATGCCTATTCGAGTCATGGTGTTGTCGAAAGCCCGTACAGCGAACCCTGGCGGCGCCGCGTTGTGGCGCGCTTCGAATTTCCATTGGAGGTGCGCTGA